GGTGTAGTTATAGGCTGTATCGGCGGTAATCGTGCCGCTTTTCTTGGTGCTATCGTTATAAAAGATGATGGTAACGCCCTGAGGCATCTTCATGTAGGGCTTGGTTACTGTTTTGGATACGTTATATTCCAGCAACAGCGGTGCGATAAGACGCACTTTTACCTTTGCCGAGTCGCTATAAATCAAGTCTACCATCTTAGTAGTATCAACTTGATTATTTACCTGCCGCTCAGAGATCTCCTTGATCTTCTTCATATCATTAGACGAACAGGCAGCACACAACATTAAACCGGCTGCTAAGGCCGGCATCCATAATTTATTTAGCCTTAACCCTAAACGCATAGCGATGAGGAAAAATTAATCGTATTTATATTTAATAAACCACTGATCATTCAGCGTAAAGCCGATGTGGATGTTAAAATAGTTTTCGCGTACCAGTGAGTTAGACAACGTACCACGACGGCCGTATTCACCCGAGATGTTTATTTTATAAAAGCTTGATCCGTTACGGGCCAGCGGCAAACCAACACCCGCACTTACACCAAACTGTTTGATAGTCTGATTATTTACCACCAGGTAGGTTTTATCAAAGTGGGCACCGAAACGATAATCAACCACAGCAAGATAACTGTGGATAGCATTTGAGTTAGGGTTAATCTGACCACCAAACGCCAGACTGCTGCTGTTTTGCAAACCTTGATTAACACCGTTAATGCTAAGGTTTGACCACTGCCCCATGGTGTAATCAACACCTACCAGAAACTTACGGTCTTGCTGATAAGAAACACCGAAGTGCTGAATACGGGGCAACACAATTTTAGCCTGCGGATTTTTGGTATTCACTACTGTATCCGAAGCGTTATTCTCGTCATCGGTGCTAAAGTCTTTTGTATATTGGCTTACCACAAAGGTGCTCTGAGAATTTAGTTTAGTACTGGCAGATGCAGAGTAACCGAATGTTAAACGCTTCTCGTCAGAAATATCGACGTTATACAAAGCACCGTAATCGTAGTTAATGCCACCAATAGAACTGCTTTGCTCCTGACGTGAGTTAAACACACCATAAAGCTGAGGGTATTCTGTAGAAGCGGTTTGTTTCAGGTTACCAAAAATGTACGATACGTTAGCACCTAATGAAAGGCCTTTAACCAGTTTGAAGCCGTAACCTAAATAAGCTTTAGACAAACCACCGTCACCGGCATAAATGTTATTTACCAGGTTGGTATCAACGGCAGACGAGGTGCCAAAACCTTTTCTTGATTGGGTATAGTTATAACCTAACTCGCTATATGGCATCAAACCAAAAGACAAAGCCGAATGCTTGCTCACCGGGATACCAAATGCAATGTTACTTAACCTGAAGTTAGAATTCTGCTGATCTGCAGAACCTGTTTTGCTTAAGGTTACCATGTTGGCATAAGCCGCTACATCAATAGTAGTAAGATTGATGTATGAATTGGCCGCCGGGTTAACCACGTTAATATTGTTATAGCCGTTAATTCTGGTGAGCGCGGTTGATATGCCACCCATGGCCACGTTTTGAGGCAATCCTGGCTGCAGGATGTTACCCAAACCATATCTTGAATACGGAGAACTGGTGGTAGCAGTAGACTGCGCCATAGACGCCGTTACAGAAAAGGCCAGTAAAAGAACACTAATTACCCTGAAAAATTTAATCATTATGGTGTTGTAACGCTGCGTTTAATCCTTTAAGAACCAAATAAGGTTCATTTTTTATGTAGGGGGCAAAGATGCTATTTTTCAATAGAGTATCAAAAAAATTGCCGTCGCCGCCACTCAGTACTACGTTGGTATTCGGGTCTTTTTTACGATATACCTCAATAAAGCCTTCCAGCTCATGTTTAATACCGTTTTGTACACCAGAGCGCATGGCACTAACGGTGTCATCGCCTTCCTCGCGGCCCATTTCTTCGGCAGCAATTAATGGCAACGCCGATGTATAATGGTTCAACGCTTTAAAGCGCATGTTTAAACCCGGTGATATGCTGCCGCCGTAGTAATTCCCCTCGGCGTCAACCCAATCATAAGTAATACATGAACCGGCGTTGATTACCAGATTACTGGTGCCCGGATACAGCTGATGTGCACCGGTAACGGAAGCCAATCTGTCCGGACCCAGGGTTTGTGGTGTTTGATAATGGTTTTTGATAGTACCTGCCAGGCTACTGTTGAAGTAGATGAGCGGTAACTCGCTTGCCAATACCAACTCCCACTCGCCTCTACTTTTTTTCACGGTTGAGATCAGCGCGCGATCAATTTTCACGCCGCTAATAAACTCTTTGAGGGCAGGAATGGTAACGCTGGCAAACTTTTCAAATTTGAGAGACTTATCGCCTTCAAACAGGGCAATCTTTGTAAAAGTATTGCCTATATCTATAACCAGATTGGCCATTAGGCGTTAGCTATTGATAGTATCGATTCAAAAATAGCCAGACCATCCTGGTTGGATAGTAAGCTGTCTGCAGCACGCTCTGGGTGTGGCATCATACCAAACACATTACGTTCTTTGCTACATACACCGGCAATGTTCTCTAACGATCCGTTAGGATTTGCATCAGGCGTAATGTTGCCAGATTCATCGCAATAGCGGAACAGTACCTGATCATTATCATTC
This region of Mucilaginibacter yixingensis genomic DNA includes:
- the lptC gene encoding LPS export ABC transporter periplasmic protein LptC codes for the protein MRLGLRLNKLWMPALAAGLMLCAACSSNDMKKIKEISERQVNNQVDTTKMVDLIYSDSAKVKVRLIAPLLLEYNVSKTVTKPYMKMPQGVTIIFYNDSTKKSGTITADTAYNYTEGASNRFVLHKNVVVKNVKGDVFKSDDLNWDGATHKIYSNAPVEMFTTNGTRGKGTSMETNEKFDPFTVKNQSGIIYMDKSLGQ
- a CDS encoding type III pantothenate kinase; its protein translation is MANLVIDIGNTFTKIALFEGDKSLKFEKFASVTIPALKEFISGVKIDRALISTVKKSRGEWELVLASELPLIYFNSSLAGTIKNHYQTPQTLGPDRLASVTGAHQLYPGTSNLVINAGSCITYDWVDAEGNYYGGSISPGLNMRFKALNHYTSALPLIAAEEMGREEGDDTVSAMRSGVQNGIKHELEGFIEVYRKKDPNTNVVLSGGDGNFFDTLLKNSIFAPYIKNEPYLVLKGLNAALQHHND